A DNA window from Phycisphaerae bacterium contains the following coding sequences:
- a CDS encoding alpha/beta fold hydrolase: MIGRFLGDGTARVRRGVPGPKWGILAFLPVLVLAAGCGMTIPYASVLATLPPQELLLIDGQWVHVERAGEGEPVVFIHGFGASTFSWREVLPEVAKEFGALGIDLNGFGYTERPEEESAYSLRGQADLVLGVMNKLECPTAHVVGHSYGAGVALTLALQNPDRVRSLVLVDGGVTASDAGAPSIPPLFRPLAEWLIRGLFLTERNIRGALESAVYDPATVTSDMVKGYLRPLRVEGFDRAFRGLLAAGDGPMADLDPAEVAVPTLVLWGENDPFFPLSAGQALADEIPGAALVVFPMTGHLPMEERPSEFNSALLLFLKQNP, translated from the coding sequence ATGATCGGGCGCTTTCTGGGTGACGGGACAGCGAGGGTACGGCGAGGGGTCCCTGGCCCCAAGTGGGGGATTCTGGCGTTTCTGCCGGTACTTGTGCTAGCGGCGGGATGCGGAATGACCATTCCCTACGCCTCTGTTCTGGCTACGCTTCCGCCGCAGGAACTTCTCTTGATCGATGGGCAGTGGGTCCACGTCGAACGCGCCGGAGAGGGGGAACCCGTCGTCTTCATTCACGGCTTCGGAGCATCGACGTTCTCCTGGCGGGAGGTACTTCCCGAGGTGGCGAAGGAATTCGGCGCCCTGGGCATCGACCTCAACGGCTTCGGTTATACAGAGCGGCCGGAAGAGGAGAGCGCGTACAGCTTGCGAGGCCAGGCCGATCTGGTTCTGGGCGTGATGAACAAGCTGGAGTGCCCGACGGCACACGTTGTGGGTCACTCCTATGGTGCCGGAGTGGCGTTGACACTCGCTTTGCAGAACCCGGATCGCGTACGCTCGCTCGTCCTCGTTGACGGCGGAGTGACGGCAAGCGACGCAGGCGCTCCGTCGATCCCTCCGCTGTTCCGTCCCTTGGCCGAGTGGCTGATCCGCGGTTTGTTTCTCACTGAGCGGAATATCCGCGGAGCGTTGGAGTCGGCCGTTTACGATCCGGCTACGGTCACGTCGGACATGGTGAAAGGATACCTTCGCCCTCTTCGGGTCGAGGGATTCGACCGGGCGTTTCGCGGGCTGCTCGCGGCTGGGGACGGACCGATGGCCGATCTTGATCCTGCCGAGGTCGCGGTTCCCACGCTGGTTCTGTGGGGAGAAAACGACCCGTTTTTCCCGCTTTCAGCGGGACAGGCGCTGGCGGACGAGATTCCGGGTGCGGCGCTGGTCGTCTTTCCGATGACCGGACATCTTCCGATGGAGGAGCGGCCGAGCGAGTTTAACTCCGCGTTATTGTTGTTTCTCAAACAGAATCCT